The Streptomyces sp. RKAG293 genome includes a region encoding these proteins:
- a CDS encoding S16 family serine protease has protein sequence MPAVSRRARVLALCATLVAALLAVAALAPLPVSIVVPGMTADVLGADKGQQVITVTGTPTRTTSGQLRMTTIAATQPDASVHLPDVLSAWFATDQAAMPRGAVYPGGGSVQEIEQHNAQEMTDSQDAATGAALQHLGLSPAKVKVVLHLADVGGPSAGLMFSLGIIDKIDGNGRGGDLTGGRTVAGTGTITADGKVGAVGGVPLKERAAKRDGATVFLVPKGECSDASAELPAGLRLVPVTDLEGALAALAAINTGGKVPSC, from the coding sequence ATGCCCGCAGTCTCCCGCCGTGCCCGAGTCCTTGCCCTTTGCGCGACGCTGGTGGCAGCGCTGCTGGCCGTCGCGGCGCTCGCCCCGCTCCCGGTGTCGATCGTGGTGCCGGGGATGACGGCGGACGTTCTCGGCGCGGACAAGGGCCAGCAGGTGATCACCGTCACCGGCACCCCGACCCGGACCACCAGCGGGCAGCTGCGGATGACCACGATCGCCGCGACCCAGCCCGACGCGTCGGTCCACCTCCCCGACGTGCTCAGCGCCTGGTTCGCGACCGACCAGGCGGCGATGCCGCGCGGCGCGGTCTACCCCGGCGGCGGCTCGGTCCAGGAGATCGAGCAGCACAACGCGCAGGAGATGACCGACTCGCAGGACGCGGCGACCGGGGCGGCGCTCCAGCACCTCGGGCTGTCCCCCGCGAAGGTCAAGGTCGTGCTGCACCTCGCGGACGTGGGCGGACCGAGCGCCGGGCTGATGTTCAGCCTCGGCATCATCGACAAGATCGACGGGAACGGCCGCGGCGGTGACCTCACCGGTGGCCGCACCGTCGCCGGTACCGGCACCATCACCGCCGACGGCAAGGTCGGCGCGGTCGGCGGCGTACCGCTGAAGGAACGGGCCGCCAAGCGTGACGGCGCCACCGTCTTCCTGGTCCCCAAGGGCGAGTGCTCCGACGCCAGCGCCGAGCTGCCGGCCGGGCTCCGGCTGGTCCCGGTCACCGACCTGGAGGGCGCCCTGGCGGCCCTGGCCGCGATCAACACCGGCGGCAAGGTCCCCAGCTGCTGA
- a CDS encoding Lrp/AsnC family transcriptional regulator has translation MGIDVLDGQLIKLLADEPRIGMLEASRRLGVARGTAQARLDRLRANGVIRGFGPQVDPAALGYPVTAFATLEIKQGQGVDVRAHLAGVPEVLELHTTTGHGDMLCRLVARSNADLQRVIDRVVGFDGIMRASTAIVMENPVPLRIIPLVEQAAEDRP, from the coding sequence GTGGGGATCGATGTGCTGGACGGGCAGCTGATCAAGCTGCTCGCCGATGAGCCGAGGATCGGGATGCTGGAGGCGTCCAGGCGGCTGGGTGTGGCCCGCGGGACGGCGCAGGCCCGGCTGGACCGGCTGCGGGCCAATGGGGTGATCCGGGGGTTCGGGCCCCAGGTGGATCCGGCCGCGCTCGGCTATCCGGTGACGGCTTTCGCGACGCTGGAGATCAAGCAGGGCCAAGGCGTGGACGTCCGCGCCCACTTGGCGGGCGTGCCCGAGGTGCTGGAGCTGCACACCACGACCGGTCACGGCGACATGCTCTGCCGGCTGGTGGCCCGTTCCAACGCGGATCTTCAACGGGTGATCGACCGGGTTGTGGGCTTTGATGGCATCATGCGGGCCTCCACGGCGATCGTCATGGAAAATCCGGTGCCACTCCGGATCATCCCGCTGGTCGAACAGGCAGCGGAGGACCGCCCGTGA
- a CDS encoding MFS transporter: protein MTTVEAQSSEPAAPPERTGSPETPHTPETPDTDGVLGRRYRALTLGIVSVVLLIAFEASAVNTAMPVAGRALDGLSLYAFAFSGYFTASLLSMVVSGEWCDRKGPLAPLFTGIAAFAAGLLISGSAQNMWTFIAGRAVQGLGGGLVIVALYVIVGRAYPERLRPSVMASFSAAWVLPVIIGPVVAGAVTEHLGWRWVFLAIPVLVLLPLAVMLPALRKLTPGDRTPALNRRRILLALAVATGAGLLQYAGQDLSPLMLVPAAVGAALLVPGVLRLLPRGTFRAARGLPAVILLRGVAAGSFIGAESFIPLMLVTERGYSATLAGLSLTGGGLTWALGSYVQSRPRLQPHRERLIRIGMLLMAAAVAGPALALDLSVPAWIVTVSWIVGGFGMGLVISNGSVLLLKLSRPDEAGSNSASLQVSDALGNIVLVGASGVLFTALGGGSGHPGAFVAVFLSMAVVALLGVLVAGRLTPRET, encoded by the coding sequence GTGACCACCGTAGAAGCGCAGAGCAGCGAGCCGGCCGCCCCGCCGGAGCGGACCGGGAGTCCGGAGACCCCGCACACCCCGGAGACCCCGGACACCGACGGGGTCCTCGGGCGGCGCTATCGTGCGCTCACCCTCGGCATCGTCTCCGTGGTGCTGCTGATCGCCTTCGAGGCGAGCGCCGTGAACACCGCGATGCCGGTCGCGGGCCGCGCCCTCGACGGGCTGTCGCTCTACGCGTTCGCGTTCTCCGGGTACTTCACGGCCAGCCTGCTGTCGATGGTGGTCTCCGGCGAGTGGTGCGACCGCAAGGGCCCGCTCGCCCCGCTCTTCACCGGCATCGCCGCCTTCGCGGCCGGATTGCTGATCTCCGGCTCCGCGCAGAACATGTGGACGTTCATCGCCGGCCGCGCGGTCCAGGGCCTCGGCGGCGGACTGGTGATCGTCGCGCTGTACGTCATCGTCGGCCGCGCCTACCCCGAGCGGCTGCGGCCCTCGGTCATGGCCTCGTTCTCCGCCGCCTGGGTGCTCCCGGTGATCATCGGCCCGGTGGTCGCCGGAGCCGTCACCGAACACCTGGGCTGGCGCTGGGTCTTCCTGGCCATCCCGGTGCTGGTGCTGCTGCCGCTGGCCGTGATGCTGCCCGCGCTGCGCAAGCTGACGCCGGGGGACCGGACCCCGGCCCTGAACCGGCGCCGCATCCTCCTGGCGCTGGCCGTCGCGACGGGTGCGGGCCTGCTGCAGTACGCGGGCCAGGACCTGTCGCCGCTCATGCTCGTACCCGCCGCCGTGGGCGCCGCGCTCCTGGTGCCCGGCGTCCTGCGGCTGCTGCCGCGCGGGACGTTCCGGGCCGCCCGCGGACTGCCCGCCGTGATCCTGCTGCGCGGGGTCGCCGCCGGATCGTTCATCGGCGCGGAGAGCTTCATCCCGCTGATGCTCGTCACCGAGCGCGGCTATTCGGCCACCCTGGCCGGGCTCTCGCTCACCGGCGGCGGCCTGACCTGGGCGCTGGGATCGTATGTGCAGAGCCGTCCGCGGCTGCAGCCGCACCGCGAGCGGCTGATCAGGATCGGCATGCTCCTGATGGCCGCGGCCGTCGCGGGACCGGCCCTCGCGCTCGACCTGTCCGTGCCCGCCTGGATCGTCACCGTCTCCTGGATCGTCGGCGGCTTCGGCATGGGCCTGGTCATCTCCAACGGCAGCGTCCTGCTCCTCAAGCTCTCCCGCCCCGACGAGGCCGGCAGCAACTCCGCCTCGCTGCAGGTCTCCGACGCCCTCGGCAACATCGTCCTCGTCGGCGCCTCAGGAGTCCTGTTCACCGCCCTGGGCGGTGGCTCCGGCCACCCCGGAGCCTTCGTGGCCGTCTTCCTCTCCATGGCGGTCGTCGCCCTCCTGGGCGTCCTGGTGGCGGGCCGGCTGACGCCCCGGGAGACGTGA
- a CDS encoding glycine betaine ABC transporter substrate-binding protein produces the protein MKYGRTLATAGCGLLVAVATLSGCGLKSGSPLVDDVVPGSIGQGLPLKGASLIVTSKNFSEQIILGSMIGLAFKAAGADVLDRTNIQGSIGAREAIKSGEADAMYEYTGTAWITYLGHDKPITDPLAQWRAVRDEDVKNGVTWLPPSSLDNTYTLAINQANNAKYHLKTLSDVAALSNSDPSAVTVCVENEFASRDDGLLGMEKAYGMHIPASNIRKMDAGIVYTQVAKGTCLLGEAFTTDGRIKAMNLDTMADNKHFFPNYNAAPELNSKAFHKYPAIAGLLDPISKRLTTQIAQQLNALVDVDGQDPHDVAKDWLIQEGFIKEG, from the coding sequence ATGAAGTACGGACGCACCCTGGCGACGGCGGGCTGCGGGCTGCTCGTCGCGGTGGCCACGCTCAGCGGCTGCGGCCTCAAGAGCGGCAGCCCCCTGGTGGACGACGTGGTCCCGGGTTCCATCGGCCAGGGCCTGCCGCTCAAGGGCGCCTCGCTCATCGTCACCTCGAAGAACTTCAGCGAGCAGATCATCCTCGGCTCGATGATCGGCCTGGCCTTCAAGGCGGCGGGCGCGGACGTGCTGGACCGCACCAACATCCAGGGGTCGATCGGTGCCCGCGAGGCCATCAAGTCCGGTGAGGCGGACGCGATGTACGAGTACACCGGCACCGCCTGGATCACCTATCTCGGCCACGACAAACCGATCACCGACCCGCTGGCGCAGTGGCGGGCGGTGCGCGACGAGGACGTGAAGAACGGCGTCACCTGGCTGCCGCCGTCCTCCCTCGACAACACGTACACGCTCGCCATCAACCAGGCGAACAACGCCAAGTACCACCTCAAGACGCTCTCCGACGTGGCCGCCCTCTCGAACTCCGACCCGTCGGCGGTGACGGTGTGCGTGGAGAACGAGTTCGCCTCGCGCGACGACGGGCTGCTCGGCATGGAGAAGGCGTACGGGATGCACATCCCCGCCTCCAACATCCGGAAGATGGACGCCGGCATCGTCTACACCCAGGTGGCCAAGGGCACCTGCCTGCTCGGTGAGGCCTTCACCACCGACGGGCGGATCAAGGCCATGAACCTGGACACGATGGCGGACAACAAGCACTTCTTCCCGAACTACAACGCGGCGCCCGAGCTCAACAGCAAGGCCTTCCACAAGTACCCGGCCATCGCCGGGCTGCTGGATCCCATCAGCAAGCGGCTGACGACCCAGATCGCCCAGCAGCTGAACGCGCTGGTGGACGTGGACGGCCAGGACCCGCACGACGTCGCCAAGGACTGGCTGATCCAGGAGGGCTTCATCAAGGAGGGCTGA
- a CDS encoding ABC transporter permease, protein MSARRPERPPGEHEVRGLAFRDDPEAAEDDGVTNVVGTRTGQHANQAPERRLRWPKLVVTPLVLAAALGATYLWISNADLDSIAHNALAGDTVQLRFWQSVKLTAYSTFWVLIIAIPVGIALTRRQLRKATPFVTALANIGQATPAIGLLALLVIWLGIGPRTAIIGMVAYAVLPVLSNTMAGLRSIDPTLVESARGIGMSAVGVLAKVELPLAVPLILAGVRTALVLNVGTSTLATFGGGGGLGDLITTGIQTQRMPVLVLGSILTVLLALAVDWIASVAEQLMRPRGLEVGV, encoded by the coding sequence GTGAGCGCGCGCCGCCCGGAACGCCCGCCGGGCGAGCACGAGGTGCGCGGCCTGGCCTTCCGTGACGACCCGGAGGCGGCCGAGGACGACGGGGTGACCAACGTCGTCGGGACGCGTACCGGGCAGCACGCGAACCAGGCACCCGAGCGCCGGCTGCGCTGGCCCAAGCTGGTGGTCACCCCGCTGGTGCTCGCCGCCGCGCTGGGCGCCACCTATCTGTGGATCAGCAACGCCGACCTCGACTCGATCGCCCACAACGCGCTGGCCGGCGACACCGTCCAGCTGCGGTTCTGGCAGAGCGTCAAGCTCACCGCGTACTCCACGTTCTGGGTGCTGATCATCGCCATCCCGGTCGGCATCGCGCTGACCCGCCGGCAGTTGCGCAAGGCCACCCCGTTCGTCACCGCGCTGGCCAACATCGGCCAGGCGACCCCGGCGATCGGCCTGCTGGCGCTGCTCGTCATCTGGCTGGGCATCGGTCCGCGCACCGCGATCATCGGCATGGTGGCCTACGCCGTGCTGCCGGTGCTGTCCAACACCATGGCCGGGCTGCGGAGCATCGACCCGACGCTCGTCGAGTCGGCGCGCGGCATCGGGATGTCGGCGGTCGGCGTCCTGGCCAAGGTGGAACTGCCGCTCGCCGTACCGCTGATCCTGGCCGGGGTGCGCACCGCGCTGGTCCTCAACGTCGGCACGTCCACGCTGGCCACCTTCGGCGGTGGCGGCGGGCTCGGCGATCTGATCACCACCGGCATCCAGACCCAGCGGATGCCGGTGCTGGTGCTCGGCTCCATCCTGACGGTGCTGCTGGCGCTGGCCGTGGACTGGATCGCCTCGGTCGCCGAACAGCTGATGCGGCCGCGCGGCCTGGAGGTGGGGGTATGA
- a CDS encoding betaine/proline/choline family ABC transporter ATP-binding protein (Members of the family are the ATP-binding subunit of ABC transporters for substrates such as betaine, L-proline or other amino acids, choline, carnitine, etc. The substrate specificity is best determined from the substrate-binding subunit, rather than this subunit, as it interacts with the permease subunit and not with substrate directly.), with amino-acid sequence MSEPSDRSPASGASVAGATIQLENLTKRYPGSAEPAVDSVSMEIKAGETVVFVGPSGCGKSTTLKMINRLIEPTSGRIRIGDEDVTDMDPVKLRRKIGYAIQSSGLFPHMTVAENVALVPKMVGWSKSRVKDRVEEMLDLVGLDPREFHGRYPRQLSGGQQQRVGVARALAADPPVLLMDEPFGAVDPITRDHLQDELIRLQHELHKTIVFVTHDFDEAIKLGDRIAVLRERSHIAQFDTPEAILTNPTDDFVSGFVGAGAALKRLNLTRVRDVGIAEFPTVTVDDPLQAIFDRLRDATTNELLLLDQRGRPYKWLRRGDLMRAKGSLARAGTLVHDTVTRDATLRDALEAVLTDSGGRVAVTGRRGEFIGVVDMETLMNSVHEMLEADRLTAIEHQHELEELRRQQTRLEQEGAEAAPAPEGPTRADT; translated from the coding sequence GTGTCTGAACCGTCCGATCGGTCACCGGCGTCCGGCGCCTCGGTGGCGGGTGCCACCATCCAGCTGGAGAACCTGACCAAGCGCTATCCCGGCAGCGCGGAACCGGCGGTCGACAGCGTCAGCATGGAGATCAAGGCGGGCGAGACCGTGGTGTTCGTCGGCCCGTCCGGCTGCGGCAAGTCGACCACCCTGAAGATGATCAACCGGCTGATCGAGCCGACCTCGGGGCGGATCCGGATCGGCGACGAGGACGTCACCGACATGGACCCGGTCAAACTGCGCCGCAAGATCGGCTACGCGATCCAGTCCTCCGGGCTCTTCCCGCACATGACGGTCGCCGAGAACGTGGCGCTGGTCCCCAAGATGGTGGGCTGGTCGAAGTCCCGGGTGAAGGACCGCGTCGAGGAGATGCTCGACCTGGTGGGCCTGGACCCGCGCGAGTTCCACGGCCGCTACCCGCGCCAGCTGTCCGGCGGGCAGCAGCAGCGGGTCGGGGTCGCGCGCGCCCTGGCGGCCGATCCGCCGGTGCTGCTGATGGACGAGCCGTTCGGCGCCGTCGACCCGATCACCCGCGACCATCTGCAGGACGAACTGATCCGGCTGCAGCACGAGCTGCACAAGACGATCGTCTTCGTCACCCATGACTTCGACGAGGCCATCAAGCTCGGCGACCGGATCGCGGTGCTGCGCGAACGCTCGCACATCGCCCAGTTCGACACCCCCGAGGCGATCCTCACCAACCCGACGGACGACTTCGTCTCCGGCTTCGTCGGCGCGGGCGCGGCCCTCAAGCGGCTGAACCTCACCCGGGTGCGGGACGTCGGGATCGCCGAGTTCCCCACCGTGACGGTCGACGACCCGCTGCAGGCCATCTTCGACCGGCTGCGCGACGCCACCACCAACGAACTGCTGCTGCTGGACCAGCGCGGCCGCCCGTACAAGTGGCTGCGGCGCGGCGACCTGATGCGCGCCAAGGGCTCCCTGGCGCGGGCCGGCACCCTCGTGCACGACACGGTGACCCGGGACGCGACGCTGCGCGACGCGCTGGAGGCGGTGCTCACCGACAGCGGCGGCCGGGTCGCGGTGACCGGCCGGCGCGGCGAGTTCATCGGCGTCGTGGACATGGAGACGCTGATGAACTCCGTCCACGAGATGCTGGAGGCCGACCGGCTCACCGCCATCGAGCACCAGCACGAACTGGAGGAGCTGCGCAGGCAGCAGACGCGGCTGGAGCAGGAGGGCGCGGAGGCCGCTCCCGCCCCGGAGGGACCGACGAGGGCGGACACGTGA
- a CDS encoding DEAD/DEAH box helicase: protein MTTTAASASHHLSPAFPGRAPWGTAGKLRAWQQGALDEYMRLQPRDFLAVATPGAGKTTFALTLASYLLHNHLVQQITVVAPTEHLKKQWAEAAARIGIRLDPDYSAGPVSKEYHGVAVTYAGVGVRPMLHRNRCEQRKTLVILDEIHHAGDSKSWGEACSEAFDPATRRLALTGTPFRSDTNPIPFVAYEEGNDGIRRSSADYTYGYGNALADGVVRPVIFLSYSGNMRWRTKAGDEIAARLGEPMTRDAIGQAWRTALAPTGEWIPAVLKAADQRLTEVRRSIPDAGGLVIATDQESARAYAKILKDISGHKVTVVLSDEKAASKRIDAFTHSEDRWMVAVRMVSEGVDVPRLAVGVYATTISTPLFFAQAVGRFVRSRRRGETASVFVPTIPMLLDFANEMEVERDHVLDKPKKAGDEENPFAEEDQLLADAEKLEDEETEEQLPFEALESDAVFDRVLYDGAEFGMQAHPGSEEEQDYLGIPGLLEPDQVQMLLQKRQTRQIAHSRQKPADQADLIELPAERRPIVTHKQLLELRKSLNTLVSAYTHQSGKPHGVIHNELRRVCGGPPSAEATAGQLNERIKKVREWATKMR, encoded by the coding sequence GTGACTACTACCGCCGCCAGTGCCTCCCACCACCTTTCACCGGCCTTCCCGGGCCGTGCCCCCTGGGGCACCGCCGGGAAGCTGCGCGCCTGGCAGCAGGGGGCGCTCGACGAGTACATGCGGCTGCAGCCGCGCGACTTCCTGGCCGTGGCGACGCCCGGTGCCGGGAAGACCACGTTCGCGCTGACGCTCGCCTCGTATCTGCTGCACAACCACCTGGTGCAGCAGATCACGGTGGTCGCGCCGACCGAGCACCTCAAGAAGCAGTGGGCGGAGGCGGCGGCGCGGATAGGGATCAGGCTGGATCCGGACTACAGCGCGGGCCCGGTCAGCAAGGAGTACCACGGCGTCGCGGTGACCTACGCGGGCGTCGGGGTGCGGCCGATGCTGCACCGCAACCGCTGCGAGCAGCGCAAGACCCTGGTGATCCTGGACGAGATCCACCACGCCGGTGACTCCAAGTCCTGGGGCGAGGCGTGCTCCGAGGCGTTCGACCCGGCGACCCGGCGGCTCGCGCTGACCGGTACGCCGTTCCGCTCGGACACCAACCCGATCCCGTTCGTGGCGTACGAGGAGGGCAACGACGGGATCCGCCGCAGCTCCGCCGACTACACCTACGGCTACGGGAACGCGCTCGCGGACGGCGTCGTCCGGCCGGTGATATTCCTCTCCTACAGCGGCAACATGCGCTGGCGCACCAAGGCGGGCGACGAGATCGCCGCCCGGCTCGGCGAGCCGATGACCAGGGACGCGATCGGCCAGGCCTGGCGCACCGCGCTGGCGCCGACCGGCGAGTGGATCCCCGCCGTGCTGAAGGCGGCCGACCAGCGGCTCACCGAGGTGCGCAGGAGCATCCCGGACGCGGGCGGGCTGGTGATCGCGACCGACCAGGAGTCCGCGCGCGCCTACGCGAAGATCCTCAAGGACATCAGCGGCCACAAGGTGACCGTCGTGCTCTCCGACGAGAAGGCCGCGTCCAAGCGCATCGACGCATTCACGCACTCCGAGGACCGCTGGATGGTCGCGGTGCGCATGGTGTCCGAGGGCGTGGACGTGCCGCGGCTGGCGGTGGGCGTCTACGCGACGACGATCTCGACCCCGCTGTTCTTCGCGCAGGCGGTGGGCCGTTTCGTCCGGTCCCGCAGGCGCGGCGAGACCGCGTCCGTCTTCGTGCCGACCATCCCGATGCTGCTCGACTTCGCCAACGAGATGGAGGTCGAGCGGGACCACGTCCTGGACAAGCCGAAGAAGGCCGGCGACGAGGAGAACCCCTTCGCCGAGGAGGACCAGCTGCTGGCCGACGCCGAGAAGCTGGAGGACGAGGAGACCGAGGAGCAGCTGCCCTTCGAGGCGCTGGAGTCCGACGCCGTCTTCGACCGGGTGCTGTACGACGGCGCCGAGTTCGGCATGCAGGCGCACCCGGGGAGCGAGGAGGAGCAGGACTACCTCGGCATCCCGGGACTGCTGGAGCCCGACCAGGTGCAGATGCTGCTGCAGAAGCGGCAGACCCGGCAGATCGCGCACAGCCGGCAGAAGCCCGCGGACCAGGCCGACCTCATCGAGCTGCCGGCCGAGCGGCGTCCCATCGTCACGCACAAGCAGCTGCTAGAGCTGCGCAAGTCGCTGAACACGCTGGTGTCGGCGTACACCCACCAGAGCGGCAAGCCGCACGGCGTCATCCACAACGAGCTGCGCCGGGTGTGCGGCGGGCCGCCGAGCGCCGAGGCGACGGCCGGGCAGCTGAACGAGCGGATCAAGAAGGTCCGGGAGTGGGCCACGAAGATGCGCTGA
- a CDS encoding ABC transporter permease, with translation MSFWSYLGNRHQQLLTDAFQHASAVFQCMVLATVIGVVLGVLTYRSEWAGNLAVTATSTVLTIPSLALIGLLIPVLGLGVPPTVTALTLYGLLPIVRNAIVGLRGVDPTLVDAAKGIGMSRFARLAKVELPLAWPPILTGIRVSTQMLMGIAAIAAYASGPGLGNEIFRGIASLGSANALNQVLAGTLGIVILALLFDAAYVVVGRLTIPRGIRV, from the coding sequence GTGAGTTTCTGGAGCTACCTCGGCAACCGGCACCAGCAGTTGCTGACCGACGCCTTCCAGCACGCCAGCGCCGTCTTCCAGTGCATGGTGCTGGCCACCGTCATCGGCGTCGTGCTCGGCGTCCTGACGTACCGCAGCGAGTGGGCGGGCAATCTGGCCGTCACCGCGACCTCGACCGTTCTCACCATCCCGTCGCTGGCGCTGATCGGTCTGCTGATCCCGGTGCTGGGCCTCGGCGTCCCGCCAACCGTCACCGCGCTGACGCTGTACGGGCTGCTGCCGATCGTGCGCAACGCCATCGTCGGGCTGCGCGGCGTCGACCCCACGCTGGTGGACGCGGCCAAGGGCATCGGGATGTCGCGCTTCGCCCGGCTGGCCAAGGTGGAGCTGCCGCTCGCCTGGCCGCCGATCCTGACCGGCATCCGGGTCTCCACACAGATGCTGATGGGCATCGCGGCCATCGCCGCGTACGCCTCCGGCCCCGGGCTGGGCAACGAGATCTTCCGCGGTATCGCGTCGCTGGGCAGTGCCAACGCGCTCAACCAGGTGCTCGCCGGCACGCTCGGCATCGTCATCCTGGCGCTGCTCTTCGACGCCGCGTACGTCGTCGTGGGCCGTCTGACCATCCCGAGGGGGATCCGTGTCTGA
- a CDS encoding WxL domain-containing protein, with translation MLPLGQGEATGPQDMTVELSPSTVLPGGKVHAKVTLGPGPALSPISITQVPTTPNLDLTLSGGATGTVTVTGPEVPVDVEAGKPTVIPPFEGDFFVPQNASGPVDFTPLRNLTRTKVLGGTYETPCDVVSGSGSIGTVDVQGSGGTPAVLVAPTGAVRPNTPVPLTGSDWTPGGTAVPSLCSAAGTGCDPAKFSASALTIDAAGALAGTATLAPATDVPDGDYLVKVNDGTKEATAPLTVKAVAAGEREFTLSSSSGPVGSVITITGRNYRPDQWINIVGLNADGATLDDTAVYPQSTPDGTFSTEFTVSDPTLVAVQADEGGDPATVRTQPFTVTTGGGGDGTTGSQTLRTSVVPGLLSMTQAGDTVQFGSVQVDGDAHTLNSALNKVTVHDARGVNTGWSLTGTMTAFTSGSGATIPADAVGWVPVCTAQPGSVGTPVAGSPAQLGSAAATLCGLAPDGSRQFTGGNFDAGAGLTLQVPGMARPGDYSATLTLTLL, from the coding sequence GTGCTGCCGCTCGGTCAGGGCGAGGCCACCGGGCCGCAGGACATGACCGTCGAACTCAGCCCGTCCACCGTGCTCCCCGGCGGCAAGGTGCACGCCAAGGTCACGCTCGGTCCCGGCCCCGCCCTCAGCCCGATCTCCATCACCCAGGTGCCGACCACGCCCAACCTCGACCTGACCCTGTCCGGCGGCGCCACCGGCACCGTCACCGTCACCGGCCCCGAGGTGCCGGTGGACGTCGAGGCCGGAAAGCCCACGGTCATCCCGCCGTTCGAGGGCGACTTCTTCGTCCCGCAGAACGCCTCGGGCCCGGTCGACTTCACCCCGCTGCGCAATCTGACCAGGACCAAGGTGCTCGGCGGGACCTACGAGACCCCCTGCGACGTGGTCAGCGGCAGCGGGAGCATCGGCACGGTCGACGTGCAGGGCTCCGGCGGCACGCCGGCTGTTCTGGTCGCGCCCACCGGGGCGGTCCGGCCCAACACCCCGGTCCCGCTGACCGGTTCGGACTGGACGCCGGGCGGCACGGCCGTCCCCTCGCTGTGCTCCGCCGCCGGCACCGGCTGCGACCCGGCGAAGTTCTCCGCCAGCGCGCTGACCATCGACGCCGCCGGCGCCTTGGCCGGGACGGCGACCCTGGCCCCGGCCACCGACGTCCCGGACGGCGACTACCTGGTCAAGGTCAACGACGGGACGAAGGAGGCCACCGCGCCGCTGACGGTCAAGGCCGTGGCGGCGGGCGAGCGGGAGTTCACGCTGTCGAGCAGCAGCGGACCGGTCGGCAGCGTCATCACCATCACCGGCAGGAACTACCGGCCGGACCAGTGGATCAACATCGTCGGTCTCAACGCCGACGGCGCGACCCTGGACGACACCGCCGTCTACCCGCAGAGCACTCCGGACGGCACGTTCTCCACCGAGTTCACGGTCAGCGACCCCACGCTGGTCGCCGTCCAGGCGGACGAGGGCGGCGACCCGGCGACCGTCAGGACGCAGCCGTTCACCGTCACCACCGGCGGCGGGGGCGACGGCACCACCGGCAGCCAGACGCTGCGGACCTCGGTGGTGCCGGGCCTGCTGTCGATGACCCAGGCGGGCGACACCGTCCAGTTCGGGTCGGTGCAGGTCGACGGTGACGCGCACACGTTGAACAGCGCGCTGAACAAGGTCACGGTGCACGACGCCCGCGGCGTCAACACGGGCTGGTCGCTGACCGGCACCATGACCGCCTTCACCAGCGGCTCCGGGGCCACCATCCCGGCCGACGCGGTCGGCTGGGTGCCGGTGTGCACGGCGCAGCCGGGCAGTGTCGGTACTCCGGTGGCGGGCTCTCCCGCGCAGCTGGGCAGCGCGGCCGCGACGCTGTGCGGCCTCGCGCCCGACGGGTCCCGCCAGTTCACCGGCGGGAACTTCGACGCCGGCGCCGGTCTCACGCTCCAGGTCCCGGGGATGGCCCGGCCGGGCGACTACAGCGCCACGCTCACGCTGACGCTGTTGTGA
- a CDS encoding IclR family transcriptional regulator — protein sequence MTAETSQTLDRGLRVLKLLADTDHGLTVTELATKLGVNRTVVYRLLATLEQHALVRRDLGGRARVGLGVLGLAHQVHPLLREAALPALRSLAEDIGATAHLTLVDGSEALAVAVVEPTWTDYHVAYRTGFRHPLDRGAAGRAILAGRGVLPHAPGQEQNGAEPGEGRTEPVRYVLTHGELEAGASGAAAPLIGVTGIEGSVGVVMLAEAVPERVGPRVVEAATEVADALR from the coding sequence GTGACCGCGGAGACATCTCAGACGCTCGACAGAGGACTGCGGGTCCTCAAGCTATTGGCCGACACCGATCACGGGCTCACCGTCACCGAGCTCGCCACCAAGCTGGGGGTCAACCGCACCGTCGTCTACCGTCTGCTGGCCACCCTGGAGCAGCACGCACTGGTACGGCGTGACCTCGGCGGGCGGGCCCGCGTCGGGCTCGGCGTGCTGGGGCTGGCGCACCAGGTGCATCCGCTGCTGCGGGAGGCGGCACTGCCGGCCCTGAGGTCACTCGCCGAGGACATCGGTGCCACCGCGCACCTGACCCTCGTCGACGGCAGCGAGGCGCTGGCCGTGGCGGTGGTCGAACCGACCTGGACCGACTACCACGTCGCCTACCGCACCGGTTTCCGGCACCCGCTGGACCGGGGCGCGGCGGGCCGGGCCATCCTGGCCGGCCGCGGCGTCCTGCCGCACGCACCCGGGCAGGAACAGAACGGCGCGGAGCCGGGGGAGGGGCGCACCGAGCCGGTCCGCTACGTCCTCACCCACGGCGAACTGGAGGCCGGCGCCAGCGGCGCCGCCGCCCCGCTCATCGGGGTGACCGGAATAGAGGGCAGCGTGGGCGTGGTGATGCTCGCCGAGGCGGTGCCCGAGCGGGTCGGCCCCAGGGTGGTGGAAGCGGCCACGGAGGTCGCCGACGCGCTGCGCTAG